One window of the Capnocytophaga haemolytica genome contains the following:
- the rsmH gene encoding 16S rRNA (cytosine(1402)-N(4))-methyltransferase RsmH, which yields MSQEYSYHKPVLLSESIEGLDIKPEGTYVDVTFGGGGHSREILRHLGSSGRLFAFDQDADAISNTIDDERFTLIQQNFKYVKRYLKFYGITQVDGVLADFGVSSHQFDVPERGFSTRFEGKLDMRMNQQDSQSAQDVLNNYDETALTHIFSLYGELKNAKAMARAIVTARKERPIHTGAELQAIVSPFLPKMKELKTLAQLYQAIRIEVNQEMEALEVFLLQLPDIVREGGRISLISYHSLEDRLVKRFIRDGQLEGAPEKDFYGNISVPFKKVGGMITPSEDEIKENSRARSAKLRIGVRI from the coding sequence ATGAGTCAAGAGTATTCTTATCACAAACCCGTATTGCTCAGTGAGAGCATTGAAGGTCTGGATATTAAGCCAGAAGGCACCTATGTGGATGTCACCTTTGGTGGAGGTGGACACTCACGCGAAATCCTGCGCCATCTGGGTAGCAGCGGTCGCCTCTTTGCTTTCGATCAAGATGCAGACGCTATCAGTAATACTATTGACGACGAGCGTTTTACCCTCATTCAACAGAATTTTAAGTATGTAAAGCGCTACCTAAAGTTCTACGGCATCACTCAGGTAGATGGTGTGCTAGCTGATTTCGGGGTGTCATCACACCAGTTCGATGTGCCTGAACGAGGCTTCTCCACGCGCTTTGAAGGCAAACTCGATATGCGTATGAATCAGCAAGATTCACAGTCTGCACAGGACGTTCTTAACAATTATGACGAGACAGCGCTCACTCATATCTTTAGTCTTTACGGCGAATTGAAGAATGCTAAGGCAATGGCTCGTGCCATTGTAACAGCCCGCAAAGAGCGACCTATCCACACAGGTGCCGAATTGCAAGCTATTGTAAGTCCTTTCCTCCCCAAGATGAAAGAACTCAAAACTTTGGCACAACTCTATCAAGCTATACGCATTGAGGTAAATCAAGAGATGGAAGCTTTAGAGGTTTTTCTATTACAACTACCTGACATAGTGCGTGAAGGTGGACGTATCAGCCTTATCAGCTATCACTCCCTTGAAGATCGCTTAGTAAAGCGTTTCATCCGTGACGGGCAGTTAGAAGGTGCTCCTGAAAAAGATTTTTATGGCAATATATCTGTCCCTTTCAAAAAAGTAGGTGGAATGATCACTCCCTCAGAGGATGAGATCAAGGAAAACAGCAGAGCCCGAAGTGCTAAACTGAGGATAGGTGTAAGGATTTAA
- a CDS encoding penicillin-binding protein — translation MGKKEKKITGRTFFVAGMMLAIGLFIAFKLIKLQIEGEAYRERVDETTLREADILPSQGNLYSDDGSLLATSVTRYTIRWDAVAPSSRDFNKLINPLCDSLSKMMGNSSSYYRNLFRKERLNKNRYMLVAHNLGYSEYIRIKRFPLFSKGPYKGGLIVERNIKREYPLGGIANRSIGYARTDETGYTTRVGLEGAYANYLLGTKGRRVEQKIAQGQWKLASGFNIIEPKDGYDVVSTININIQDIAHHALLTQLKKYKAKHGCVIVMEVSTGEIKAISNLELNPKNDTYSERYNFAVGEAHEPGSVFKLMTVVATLEKRAIDTTYTVDVRDGKVQYYDKTFQDSQHRFTGRISLSKAFAVSSNVGMTELVHSLFAKTPSDFTSQLLQMNLGLRLGLPILGEGEPFIPTPKDKMWSGVTLESMAIGYSVKITPLQSLAFYNAIANGGVMIKPRLIKEVREWNKVIEKYNAEIINSKICSPETARKAKGLLADVVARSYGSGHRLHSDDFSMAGKTGTARKNYASADKSKLSYISSFAGFFPVESPKYSCIVVIHEPDKSVGFYGADVSGPVFKSIAHKIYTNSLLMDTVDDVDKVSYASAKNYEDYYAKSAKFKTIMPDLRGMAAMDAVALLENMGCRVRLTGTGKVSTQSVAYGTKITPGTFVNLQCGTVSE, via the coding sequence ATGGGAAAGAAAGAAAAAAAGATAACAGGTAGAACTTTCTTCGTAGCAGGTATGATGCTTGCTATCGGGCTTTTCATAGCTTTTAAACTCATCAAACTGCAAATTGAAGGAGAGGCTTATCGCGAAAGGGTTGATGAAACCACCCTCCGTGAGGCGGATATCCTCCCCAGTCAAGGCAACCTCTATTCCGATGATGGAAGCCTCTTAGCCACTTCTGTTACGCGCTATACCATCCGCTGGGACGCTGTTGCTCCTTCCTCTCGTGACTTTAATAAACTGATCAATCCTCTCTGCGATTCCCTGTCAAAGATGATGGGGAATTCAAGCAGTTACTATCGCAATCTATTCAGAAAAGAACGCCTAAATAAAAATCGCTATATGCTTGTAGCTCATAACTTAGGTTATAGCGAGTACATCCGTATAAAGCGCTTTCCTCTCTTCTCAAAAGGTCCGTACAAAGGCGGACTCATTGTTGAACGCAATATCAAACGTGAATACCCTCTTGGTGGCATTGCTAATCGTAGTATTGGTTACGCCCGCACTGATGAAACAGGCTATACTACTCGTGTAGGACTTGAAGGTGCTTATGCCAACTACCTTTTGGGCACCAAAGGTCGCCGTGTGGAACAAAAAATTGCTCAAGGACAGTGGAAGCTCGCTAGTGGCTTTAACATCATTGAGCCCAAAGATGGCTATGACGTAGTTTCAACTATCAATATCAATATTCAGGATATTGCCCACCACGCCTTGCTCACTCAACTCAAGAAATACAAAGCAAAACACGGCTGCGTGATCGTGATGGAGGTGAGTACTGGCGAGATTAAAGCTATCTCTAACTTAGAACTCAACCCTAAGAACGACACTTACTCTGAGCGCTACAACTTTGCTGTAGGTGAGGCACACGAACCTGGCTCTGTATTTAAATTGATGACCGTAGTGGCTACCTTAGAAAAACGAGCCATCGACACTACCTACACCGTTGATGTTAGGGATGGTAAAGTGCAGTATTATGACAAAACCTTTCAGGATTCACAACATAGGTTCACAGGGCGCATCAGCCTGTCAAAGGCCTTTGCAGTCTCTTCCAACGTAGGGATGACTGAGCTCGTACACAGCCTTTTTGCAAAAACTCCCAGCGACTTCACTTCACAATTGCTACAAATGAACTTAGGGCTGCGCTTAGGGCTGCCTATTTTGGGGGAAGGTGAGCCTTTTATCCCAACTCCTAAGGACAAGATGTGGAGTGGGGTGACCCTCGAATCTATGGCGATAGGCTACTCAGTGAAAATCACTCCTTTACAGAGCTTAGCTTTCTACAATGCCATTGCCAACGGTGGGGTGATGATAAAACCGCGTTTGATTAAAGAAGTACGGGAATGGAATAAAGTTATCGAGAAATACAACGCCGAGATTATCAACAGCAAGATATGTTCCCCAGAGACAGCCCGCAAGGCAAAAGGCTTGTTGGCAGATGTTGTAGCTCGCTCTTATGGCAGCGGTCACCGTTTGCATTCCGATGACTTTTCGATGGCTGGCAAAACAGGTACTGCCCGTAAAAACTACGCCAGTGCGGATAAAAGTAAACTGAGCTATATATCGTCGTTCGCAGGGTTCTTCCCTGTGGAAAGCCCAAAATATTCGTGTATCGTCGTCATTCACGAGCCCGACAAAAGTGTGGGTTTTTACGGAGCGGATGTGTCAGGACCTGTATTTAAAAGTATTGCTCATAAAATTTATACCAATTCACTGCTGATGGATACCGTGGATGACGTTGATAAAGTCTCCTATGCTTCTGCCAAGAACTATGAGGACTATTATGCCAAATCTGCAAAGTTCAAAACTATTATGCCCGACCTACGTGGTATGGCAGCTATGGATGCTGTAGCTCTCTTAGAAAATATGGGTTGTCGCGTACGCCTGACAGGCACAGGAAAAGTAAGCACTCAGTCGGTAGCCTACGGTACAAAGATAACCCCAGGTACTTTTGTAAATCTTCAGTGTGGGACAGTATCTGAATGA
- a CDS encoding UDP-N-acetylmuramoyl-L-alanyl-D-glutamate--2,6-diaminopimelate ligase, producing the protein MILKTLLKDITTEAIIGSIELEITSLCFDSRKASQGSLFVAVRGTAVDGHTFIEKAIALGAVVIVCEELPNTLHKEVTYVQVTNSGKALALLASAYYGKPSQQLKLVGVTGTNGKTTIATLLYELFREAGYKAGLLSTVAVYIDDERHEATHTTPDPLELNAHLAAMVQKGVTHCFMEVSSHGIDQHRCEGLHFMGGIFTNLTHDHLDYHKTFTAYRDVKKRFFDNLPREAFALVNVDDKNGSFMLQNTRATKKTYALKTLADFKARIIESRFDGLLLKINKQEVWTQLIGRFNAYNLLAVYATATLLGLDSLDVLRLISKIKPVTGRFQVAVSSSGVVTIVDYAHTPDALQNVLETINDIRSHKETLTTVIGCGGNRDKSKRPEMADIATTLSDAVIFTSDNPRDEDPKTILREMEAGVQPQNFHRVQTITDRRQAIQSAVKNAEKGDIILVAGKGHETYQEVKGVRSPFDDLKVIQEFLLLYGK; encoded by the coding sequence ATGATTTTAAAAACTTTATTAAAAGATATCACTACCGAAGCTATTATCGGTAGCATTGAACTTGAGATCACCTCACTCTGCTTTGATTCACGCAAAGCCTCTCAAGGCAGCCTTTTTGTAGCCGTACGAGGTACTGCGGTGGATGGGCACACTTTTATTGAAAAGGCCATTGCTCTTGGAGCTGTGGTAATCGTCTGTGAGGAGTTGCCCAACACTTTACACAAGGAGGTTACTTATGTGCAAGTGACAAATAGTGGCAAAGCCTTAGCTTTATTAGCTTCTGCCTACTACGGCAAGCCTTCACAGCAGCTCAAGCTCGTAGGCGTCACAGGCACTAATGGCAAGACTACCATTGCCACACTGCTCTATGAGCTTTTCCGTGAGGCAGGCTATAAGGCAGGACTGCTTTCTACTGTTGCCGTCTATATTGATGATGAGCGCCACGAGGCTACTCACACCACTCCTGATCCACTGGAACTCAATGCTCATTTAGCTGCAATGGTACAGAAGGGTGTTACCCATTGTTTTATGGAGGTAAGTTCTCACGGTATCGACCAACATCGTTGCGAGGGATTACACTTTATGGGAGGTATCTTTACCAATCTCACCCACGACCATCTTGACTACCACAAAACTTTTACCGCTTATCGTGATGTAAAGAAACGATTCTTTGACAATCTTCCTCGAGAGGCTTTTGCCTTGGTAAATGTCGATGATAAAAATGGCTCCTTTATGTTGCAAAACACTCGTGCCACCAAAAAGACTTACGCTCTAAAAACCCTTGCTGACTTCAAGGCGAGGATCATTGAAAGTCGCTTTGATGGCTTACTTTTAAAAATAAACAAGCAAGAAGTATGGACGCAACTCATCGGGCGCTTTAATGCCTACAACCTTTTAGCAGTATATGCCACAGCAACACTTTTAGGCTTAGATAGCTTGGATGTGTTGCGCCTGATAAGCAAGATAAAACCCGTGACAGGTCGCTTCCAAGTAGCAGTAAGCAGCAGTGGCGTGGTCACCATTGTTGACTATGCTCATACCCCCGACGCTCTGCAAAATGTTTTAGAAACCATCAATGACATACGTTCCCACAAGGAAACCCTCACTACTGTAATAGGCTGTGGTGGCAATCGCGACAAATCCAAACGCCCTGAAATGGCTGATATTGCCACAACCCTCAGTGATGCTGTAATCTTCACCAGCGACAATCCCCGTGATGAAGACCCTAAGACGATCCTTCGTGAGATGGAAGCAGGAGTACAACCTCAAAACTTCCACAGAGTACAAACCATTACCGATCGACGCCAAGCCATTCAGTCAGCAGTGAAAAATGCTGAGAAAGGAGACATCATCCTCGTTGCAGGGAAAGGGCACGAAACCTATCAAGAAGTCAAAGGGGTGCGCTCTCCTTTCGATGATCTCAAAGTTATTCAGGAATTTTTACTCCTATATGGAAAGTAA
- a CDS encoding FtsL-like putative cell division protein, translating to MGKATNEIKHILRGKFLVEGKEAVKNWTFIGFLFVLGVIMIASAHSVDRRVHQIARLNDEVNELKSQFVDIRSRLQKVRLESTLLDQLEARGLQQPEQPPQKIKAIIEE from the coding sequence ATGGGAAAAGCAACTAACGAAATAAAACATATCCTTCGCGGGAAATTCTTAGTGGAGGGCAAAGAGGCTGTCAAAAACTGGACTTTCATAGGCTTCCTCTTCGTCTTAGGCGTTATTATGATTGCCAGCGCCCATAGTGTGGATAGGCGCGTTCACCAGATAGCACGCCTGAACGATGAGGTTAATGAACTCAAGAGTCAATTTGTCGATATACGTTCGCGCTTGCAAAAAGTGCGTTTAGAGTCTACGTTATTAGATCAGTTAGAAGCACGTGGACTTCAGCAGCCTGAGCAGCCACCTCAAAAGATCAAAGCTATCATTGAAGAGTAA
- the mraY gene encoding phospho-N-acetylmuramoyl-pentapeptide-transferase has product MLYHLLETLEKYYDFPGSGLYKYLSFRAGMALILSLLISIVYGKRIIRLLQRKQIGETVRDLGLTGQSEKAGTPTMGGIIIILATLIPVLLLAKLDNVYVILLIITTIWMGTIGFIDDYIKTFRKNKEGLKGRFKVLGQIGLGIIVGATLYFNPNVTVKNEKASFAKIQTENTIPTENNLTEEVKSTKTTIPFVKNNEFDYADLIAWTGENAHKYVWLVFIPLVILIVTAVSNGANLTDGIDGLAAGSSAIIVLALGIFAWISGNIIFSHYLNIMYIPRVGELTVFIAAFAGALVGFLWYNTYPAQVFMGDTGSLTIGSIIAVIAIAVRKELLIPILCGIFLIENLSVIIQVAYFKYTKRKYGEGRRIFLMSPLHHHYQKKGFHESKIVMRFLIVGIFLAVISIVTLKLR; this is encoded by the coding sequence ATGTTGTATCATTTATTAGAAACCTTAGAAAAATACTACGACTTCCCTGGTTCAGGATTATACAAATACCTCTCTTTTAGAGCAGGTATGGCTTTGATATTATCCTTACTTATCTCAATTGTCTACGGTAAGCGTATCATCCGCCTCCTACAACGGAAGCAAATTGGCGAGACAGTCCGCGACTTAGGTCTAACAGGTCAAAGCGAGAAAGCAGGAACGCCTACAATGGGGGGAATTATCATCATTTTAGCAACACTCATCCCTGTGTTATTACTGGCTAAGTTGGATAATGTATATGTCATCTTACTAATTATCACCACTATATGGATGGGTACTATCGGCTTTATTGATGATTATATCAAAACCTTCCGCAAAAATAAAGAAGGTCTTAAGGGGCGTTTTAAAGTCCTCGGGCAAATAGGCTTAGGCATTATCGTAGGGGCAACACTCTATTTTAACCCCAATGTAACCGTAAAGAATGAAAAGGCAAGCTTTGCAAAAATCCAAACAGAAAATACTATCCCTACTGAAAACAACCTCACCGAAGAGGTAAAATCAACTAAAACAACTATCCCCTTTGTAAAAAACAACGAATTTGACTACGCCGATCTTATTGCTTGGACAGGCGAAAACGCTCATAAATACGTATGGCTTGTATTTATCCCATTGGTAATCCTCATCGTTACAGCTGTCTCCAACGGTGCTAATCTCACTGACGGAATCGATGGACTTGCTGCGGGAAGTTCGGCTATCATTGTGCTTGCTCTGGGGATCTTCGCTTGGATCTCTGGCAATATCATCTTCTCTCATTACCTCAATATTATGTATATCCCACGAGTGGGTGAGCTTACCGTCTTCATTGCAGCCTTTGCAGGTGCCCTTGTAGGGTTCCTGTGGTACAACACCTACCCCGCACAAGTCTTTATGGGCGATACAGGGAGTTTAACCATCGGAAGCATCATTGCCGTAATCGCCATCGCTGTTCGTAAGGAGCTCCTCATACCCATCCTTTGTGGTATCTTCTTAATAGAAAACCTCTCCGTAATCATACAAGTAGCTTACTTCAAATACACAAAGCGCAAATATGGTGAGGGCAGACGTATCTTCCTAATGTCTCCGCTTCACCACCACTATCAGAAAAAAGGCTTCCACGAAAGCAAAATAGTGATGCGCTTCCTCATCGTAGGCATCTTCTTAGCCGTGATTTCAATTGTCACACTCAAGCTGAGATAG